The following are encoded together in the Candidatus Tumulicola sp. genome:
- the mreC gene encoding rod shape-determining protein MreC: MALIVVIIVAAVIALVQIDAAREHTQSPLAQIVVSPVAVAQSAVTAVAGAGRSATVAIVALPGLENDNARLKRDNASLTAENARLHELAAAYAAEAGVHATVATYGGVEARVIGFPPENEVRTVTIDRGSGSGIRMDDGVVTQDGAVGRIAAVGPLTSTVVLITDFSSRIPAIVRRGRWWGIAHGNITSVRMDFVSQDAPLRAGDVIVTGEGRSFHSGVPIGTVRSVDRGDATLYQTAVVKPAVDLGALDRVVVITR, from the coding sequence TTGGCCCTGATCGTCGTCATCATCGTGGCGGCGGTGATTGCGCTCGTCCAAATCGATGCGGCTCGGGAGCACACCCAGAGCCCGCTGGCGCAGATCGTCGTTTCCCCGGTCGCGGTCGCGCAAAGCGCCGTAACGGCCGTCGCTGGTGCGGGACGTTCGGCGACCGTGGCGATCGTAGCGCTCCCGGGACTTGAAAACGACAACGCGCGCCTCAAACGCGATAACGCCTCCCTAACGGCTGAAAATGCGCGCTTGCACGAATTGGCCGCTGCGTATGCCGCCGAAGCCGGCGTGCACGCGACGGTCGCTACGTACGGCGGCGTGGAAGCGCGAGTCATCGGATTCCCGCCCGAAAATGAAGTGCGGACGGTAACGATCGATCGCGGCTCCGGCTCGGGCATTCGTATGGACGACGGCGTCGTGACACAAGACGGCGCGGTTGGGCGAATCGCCGCGGTGGGTCCGCTCACGAGCACCGTCGTTTTGATCACCGACTTCTCGAGTCGCATTCCGGCGATCGTGCGGCGCGGCCGCTGGTGGGGGATCGCGCATGGCAACATCACCAGCGTGCGCATGGATTTCGTGTCGCAAGATGCGCCGTTGCGCGCCGGCGACGTCATCGTAACGGGTGAGGGGCGCTCGTTCCATTCCGGGGTACCGATCGGGACGGTGCGATCGGTCGACCGCGGCGATGCGACGCTTTATCAAACTGCCGTCGTCAAACCGGCGGTCGATCTCGGTGCTCTCGACCGCGTTGTCGTTATCACGCGATAA
- a CDS encoding HlyD family efflux transporter periplasmic adaptor subunit: protein MRRLLAVAMLSVLGACTAPPTYSGTVQTESITIGSQTGGRVSAIYVAAGSRVHRGSIVLRIDDSLLQSQYEQAIALQQQAMQRQNEMANGTVATDVQRAQAQSAAAQAQYQQVVAATQPQIAAQAAIVRDAQAGQTLASANFARAKALAASGDVSSQALDQARAENDAAHQKVEQAQSDYHALVSAVLPGEKASAQQTALAQSAGYRTAKNGPRPELVAQARAQEQAAEAAVAHAQTQLRETVVRSPADGAVESFDLHPGDLLNPNQPVAVIDTFADPYVYIYASQEDLHKFGQGARVTVKSDAGMGQFDGVVEEHDRSAQFTPQNVETADQRAELVYGVKIRIHDPQHQLLDGTTVTVYPR from the coding sequence ATGCGCAGGCTCCTTGCCGTCGCGATGCTGTCGGTACTCGGCGCCTGCACGGCGCCGCCGACATATAGCGGCACCGTTCAAACCGAGAGTATCACCATCGGCAGCCAGACCGGAGGTCGCGTATCGGCGATCTACGTCGCTGCCGGTTCGCGGGTTCATCGCGGCTCCATCGTGCTTCGCATCGACGATTCGCTCCTTCAGTCGCAATACGAACAGGCCATCGCGCTGCAACAGCAAGCGATGCAGCGCCAGAACGAAATGGCGAACGGAACCGTCGCCACCGACGTCCAGCGGGCGCAGGCGCAAAGCGCCGCAGCGCAGGCGCAATACCAGCAAGTCGTAGCCGCGACGCAACCGCAGATCGCCGCGCAGGCCGCGATCGTGCGCGACGCGCAAGCCGGCCAAACGCTTGCGAGCGCGAACTTTGCGCGCGCAAAGGCGCTGGCGGCCAGCGGCGACGTGTCGTCGCAAGCGCTCGATCAGGCGCGGGCAGAAAACGATGCGGCGCATCAAAAGGTGGAGCAGGCGCAATCCGATTACCACGCGCTCGTTTCGGCCGTGCTCCCCGGCGAAAAGGCTTCTGCGCAGCAGACGGCTCTCGCTCAGTCGGCGGGCTACCGGACTGCGAAAAACGGACCGCGACCGGAACTGGTCGCGCAGGCGCGCGCGCAAGAACAAGCTGCGGAAGCGGCCGTCGCGCACGCGCAAACGCAACTGCGCGAGACCGTCGTGCGGTCGCCGGCAGACGGCGCCGTCGAAAGCTTCGATCTTCACCCGGGCGATTTGCTCAACCCGAATCAGCCGGTCGCGGTGATCGACACGTTCGCCGATCCGTACGTGTACATTTATGCCTCCCAAGAAGACTTGCATAAGTTCGGACAGGGCGCCCGCGTAACGGTGAAATCCGACGCCGGCATGGGCCAGTTCGACGGCGTCGTCGAGGAACACGATCGCAGCGCGCAGTTCACCCCGCAAAACGTCGAAACGGCCGACCAACGCGCGGAGCTCGTATACGGCGTCAAAATTCGCATTCACGACCCGCAGCATCAACTGCTGGATGGTACGACGGTAACGGTGTATCCGCGTTGA
- a CDS encoding Maf family protein translates to MTQPCPLKRIVLASASPRRLALLRSLGLDVETAVSGYGEPPLDLAPAGLAAAHADAKLDAVTATFDAFATPIVAADTVVDVDGEAWGKPADAAEATRMLRVLSGREHEVHTAFALAAGERRVLETSSTRVRFYDLSDAEIREYVESGEPFDKAGAYGIQGRAAALVERVDGDFYTVVGFPLARFVRALRGLGFSLPVAKRTPLHPEG, encoded by the coding sequence ATGACGCAGCCGTGTCCCCTTAAGCGAATTGTTTTAGCGAGCGCGTCGCCGCGCCGTTTAGCACTCTTACGCTCGCTCGGATTGGATGTCGAAACGGCGGTCAGCGGGTACGGCGAGCCGCCGCTCGATCTCGCGCCGGCCGGACTTGCGGCCGCTCACGCAGATGCGAAACTCGACGCGGTTACTGCGACGTTTGACGCGTTCGCGACTCCGATCGTGGCCGCCGACACGGTGGTCGACGTCGACGGGGAGGCGTGGGGTAAGCCGGCCGATGCGGCCGAGGCAACGCGGATGTTGCGCGTCCTTTCGGGGCGCGAGCACGAGGTGCACACCGCGTTTGCGTTGGCGGCGGGCGAGCGACGCGTGCTCGAGACGTCCAGCACCCGGGTTCGGTTTTACGATCTTTCCGATGCCGAGATTCGCGAGTACGTCGAGAGCGGAGAGCCGTTCGATAAGGCCGGAGCGTATGGCATCCAAGGGCGGGCTGCGGCCCTCGTCGAGCGGGTCGACGGCGATTTTTATACGGTGGTGGGTTTCCCGCTCGCTCGGTTCGTTCGCGCATTGCGGGGGTTGGGATTTTCGCTGCCGGTCGCGAAACGGACGCCACTTCACCCCGAAGGCTAA